The Vigna unguiculata cultivar IT97K-499-35 chromosome 6, ASM411807v1, whole genome shotgun sequence genome contains a region encoding:
- the LOC114188554 gene encoding auxin-responsive protein SAUR32-like, with amino-acid sequence MKLSISFKQTYEVEQQEVKEVVMVRKEIRKGCMKIKVGGEGEEQQKITVPVNYLKHPLFVQLLKEAEEEYGFTHKGTITIPCQLAQFKHVQHLIDAETSLHHHHHLHLVPCFRA; translated from the coding sequence ATGAAGTTGAGCATAAGCTTCAAACAAACCTATGAGGTTGAGCAGCAGGAGGTAAAGGAAGTGGTGATGGTGAGAAAAGAGATACGAAAAGGGTGCATGAAAATAAAGGTGGGTGGTGAAGGCGAAGAGCAGCAGAAAATAACGGTGCCGGTGAATTACCTGAAGCACCCACTCTTTGTTCAGCTTTTGAAGGAGGCGGAGGAAGAGTACGGCTTTACACACAAGGGCACCATAACTATCCCTTGTCAACTCGCCCAGTTTAAGCACGTTCAGCACTTGATCGATGCCGAAACCTCccttcaccaccaccatcaTCTTCACCTCGTTCCCTGTTTCCGAGCTTAA